The Paenibacillus yonginensis genome segment ATCAGCTCCCTGCGGCGGGCTCCGTATTCCTCGGACAGCAGGCGCGTTATGTCCGCCTTCATGTGGCGGCTGTCCGTTATATATTTCTGGCCATCCGCGAAAGCCAGCTTCATCGCTTCAATCTGGCGGTGGAAGTTCTGCACTTCATCGGCGCCGAATTCAAATCCTTTGGCGATGTTGAGCGCCATCAGGGCGACGAGCCCCTGTCCGTTCGGAGGGATTTCCCATACGTCATAACCCCTGTAGGCCGTGCTGATCGGCTGCACCCATTCCGGCTGGTAGGCCGCCAAATCGTTTGCCTGCAAATAACCGCCGGCCTGGCGCACGAACCCTGCGATCCGTTCCGCAAGCTCTCCTCTGTAAAAAGCTTCCGCTCCCGTTTCACCGATCAGGCGCAGCGTTGAGCCATGGTCCGGAGAACGCCACATTTCCCCGGGTCTGGGCGCACGGCCTGCCGGTGCGAAGGTGGCAAACCAGGGCTCAAAGCACTTGTCGGTAAAAATATCCCGGAAACGCGCATAAGCTTTCTCCCAAAAATAAGCGACCGTCGGCGAAACGGGGAACCCGTTCTCTGCGTAGTCAATGGCCGGCTGCAGCACCTCGCTTAAAGGCAGACGTCCGAAGCGGCGGGACAGCTCCGCCCAGCCGCCCGGCGTTCCCGGCACGGTGACGGGCAAAGCGCCGAACGTGGGCATTTTCGTATGTCCGGCGGCTTTGACGGCCTCTCTGGTTATCGACATTGGGGCGGGGCCGCTCGCATTTAATCCATGCAGCTTGCCTTGGGTCCACACCAGAGCGAAAGCATCGCTGCCAATGCCGTTAGCGTTAGGCTCTACAACAGTCAGTGCTGCGGCTGTCGCGATAGCCGCATCGATGGCATTGCCGCCGCTCCGTAGAATCTCTAGGCCGGCCTGAGCAGCCAAAGGCTGTGAGGCTGCAACCATGCCGTTACGGGCAAAGAGAGGTCTACGGTAAGCGGGGTGAGGCTGGTAATACGAATCAAACATAAGGAAGCACCTCCCTTTTTTTCATTAGATTATGAAGGAAATCTTCCAAAACATCCAGTATAAATTCTGGCGTTTTATGCCGCTTTCGGCAAGGAGTTGAGAATGTATCAAATCACTCTTTCCGTTTGGTCCGGCATGCACTATACTGGGGAAGGAGTAAATTGAAGCGCTTTCTAAATAACTGGGAAGTGCGGTTGTTATGTCTGAATGAGAAGCTTTCAGCAAGAGGGCTTAAGCGTGTACAACAGGGATGGAGGAATTTGAAATGGCTAAATTAAAGGTTACGGTTTGGAATGAATATCGCCATGAACGGGAAGATGCCAAGGTAGCAGAGATTTATCCGGCTGGGATTCATCAGGCGATCGGCGGCTATTTGGGGCAGGACAGCACGCTGGAGGTACGTACAGCGACACTGGATGAGCCTGAGCACGGTTTGACGGATGAAGTATTGGCTGAGACGGACGTGCTGATCTGGTGGGGGCATGTGGCGCATCACGAGGTGAAGGATGAGATTGTGCAGAAGGTAAGAGATCGAGTTCTGGACGGCATGGGACTGATCGTGCTGCATTCCGCACATGCTTCGAAAATCTTTGAAGCTCTGCTCGGCACGCATACCGGCCAGCTCAAATGGCGGGAAGCCGGCGAGAAGGAACGGTTGTGGGTCGTAGAACCGAATCATCCGATTGCCGCAGGATTAGGCGAATATATTGAAATTGCCCATGAGGAAATGTATGGGGAACGTTTTGAAATTCCGGCACCGGATGAACTGGTCTTCATTTCCTGGTTCGAGGGCGGGGAAGTGTTCCGCAGCGGCTGCTGCTACCGCCGGGGCAAAGGCAAGCTGTTCTATTTCCGTCCTGGACATGAAAGCTTTCCGACCTATCACCATCCCGATGTGATCAAGGTCATTTCGAATGCGGTCCGCTGGGCAGCTCCTGTCGCCGGTTCTAAGGTTACGTACGGCCGGGTGGAGCCTCTTGAAGCCCTTAAAGTCACGGAGCATGTTTGAGCATTTGGGGTTGATCTGATTCAGCCGCTTGCAGGAGGCCTTAAGCCGGGGAAGAAAAGAAGCCGCGTTCGTGCGGCTTCTTTTTGTCTGCTTGTGCAGAAAGAGCTTTTTCATCCTTGGGTGAATGACTTGGCCGGATAATGGACAAGCTTTAGTTACCAGAAAATGGTTTGTTTGGGAGGCGAAAATGGATAATTTCCGTGAAAAATGGCGCAGCCGACGTTATAAAGCCCATGTCAGCATTCTTGGAACCACTCAGCTGCATAAAAGAAACCCTTATACAATCGGCTTTTGGTCTATGGCTTTTCCAGGTTTTGGTCACCTGCTGCTTAACAAATACCTGCGTGGTTATGTTCTTGTTCTCTGGGAAATGTTCATCAATCAAAAGAT includes the following:
- a CDS encoding gamma-glutamyltransferase family protein → MFDSYYQPHPAYRRPLFARNGMVAASQPLAAQAGLEILRSGGNAIDAAIATAAALTVVEPNANGIGSDAFALVWTQGKLHGLNASGPAPMSITREAVKAAGHTKMPTFGALPVTVPGTPGGWAELSRRFGRLPLSEVLQPAIDYAENGFPVSPTVAYFWEKAYARFRDIFTDKCFEPWFATFAPAGRAPRPGEMWRSPDHGSTLRLIGETGAEAFYRGELAERIAGFVRQAGGYLQANDLAAYQPEWVQPISTAYRGYDVWEIPPNGQGLVALMALNIAKGFEFGADEVQNFHRQIEAMKLAFADGQKYITDSRHMKADITRLLSEEYGARRRELIGASALQPEAGDPHASGTVYLAAADGEGNMISFIQSNYMGFGSGLVVPGTGIALQNRGSDFSLEDGHDNRLEPGKRTYHTIIPGFLTRNGQAIGPFGVMGGYMQPQGHMQVVMNTIDYGLHPQAALDAPRWQWTGGKTVLVEPTFPNATAQALARLGHDIRITLDSGSFGRGQIIWRDPDTGVFCGGTDSRTDGTVAAW
- a CDS encoding ThuA domain-containing protein — translated: MAKLKVTVWNEYRHEREDAKVAEIYPAGIHQAIGGYLGQDSTLEVRTATLDEPEHGLTDEVLAETDVLIWWGHVAHHEVKDEIVQKVRDRVLDGMGLIVLHSAHASKIFEALLGTHTGQLKWREAGEKERLWVVEPNHPIAAGLGEYIEIAHEEMYGERFEIPAPDELVFISWFEGGEVFRSGCCYRRGKGKLFYFRPGHESFPTYHHPDVIKVISNAVRWAAPVAGSKVTYGRVEPLEALKVTEHV